TAGTTAGCACTATCAACGACTTAAGTAAATCTACCAATTTTTGGGATATACCAAACTAAAAATCCAATGAATTTCCGGCTCATTTTAACGAAAGACATATACAGCAGATGACTTTATGATTTTTCCACAGCATGTCCGCCAAATTCATTACGAAGGGAAGCTACCACTTTACCTGTAAATGTATCATTGTCTAATGAACGGTAACGCATTAGTAAAGACATAGCGATAACAGGGGTAGCTGTTTGAAGATCCAAAGCGGTTTCAACTGTCCATTTCCCTTCCCCAGAAGAATGCATAATGCCCTTAATTTCATCTAATTTTGCATCTTTAGAAAATGCGCGTTCTGTCAATTCCATGAGCCATGAGCGGATGACAGAACCGTTATTCCACACCCGTGCCACTTTTTCATAGTCAAAATCGAAATCGCTTTTTTCCAGGACTTCGAATCCTTCACCAATGGCGGCCATCATTCCGTATTCTATTCCATTGTGGACCATTTTTAAGAAGTGGCCACTACCAGATTTCCCAGCATATAAATACCCATTATCTACAGCTGTATCTCTAAAAATCGGCTCGACAATGCTCCATGCTTCAGGATCTCCACCAATCATATAACAAGCACCATAGCGAGCACCTTCCATCCCCCCAGAAGTACCGGCATCCATAAAGCTCACTCCAACTTTCTTCAACTGTTCGTAACGACGAATGGATTCC
This genomic stretch from Metabacillus sp. B2-18 harbors:
- the gnd gene encoding phosphogluconate dehydrogenase (NAD(+)-dependent, decarboxylating), with product MKVGLIGLGKMGMNLGKNLIDNKHRVMAFDLNTNTIEEIKKYGVEGASSLQDLVQSLEKPRVVWIMVPHSVVDSVISEITPFLSEGDIVIEAGNSHYKESIRRYEQLKKVGVSFMDAGTSGGMEGARYGACYMIGGDPEAWSIVEPIFRDTAVDNGYLYAGKSGSGHFLKMVHNGIEYGMMAAIGEGFEVLEKSDFDFDYEKVARVWNNGSVIRSWLMELTERAFSKDAKLDEIKGIMHSSGEGKWTVETALDLQTATPVIAMSLLMRYRSLDNDTFTGKVVASLRNEFGGHAVEKS